The DNA segment CGTGGTCAAATCAAGCTTCCACTTGTAAGGAGATGTGCTGTCCTCATAGGCAGGCGGCGGGGGTGGGGACAAGGGCCAGTCAGATGCCACCAGGAGGCCCTTGTGCTGTTCTGCAGTTACAGGCTGTATGGATTGGGGCGAAAGATCCTTGTCTGGCTTCCCAGGGCAaacaggacccccccccccagcgtgCAGCCCTAGCCACCATGACTGTTACTCACCTGGAACTTGAGGTGCTGGCCTGGTGTGGTGACCAGAGTGCAGCAAGTCAGCCAGAGCATGaccaggacagacaggaagagacagcAGAACAGGACCCATCGAGGCAGCCCGGAGCGCCTGTACCAAGGACAGGCATAGCTCAGCTACCTGAGCCTCCCACCTCTGCGCCCAGCCCAGCCTAGACCACCGGCACCTACCGGGACATGCAGCTGAGGAAGTCACTCTCCTGTTGGTCCTCAGACTCCACCTtggctttgctggtcttcactcgGGGCTTAGCCCTCCTCACTTTGTCCAAGGGGCCTACAGGGTCTGAAAGGTGGGGGGCATCTCAGTCCCAGGCTCAGCTAGGACAGCCTGGTCAGGAGTGGGGAATAAACGCCAGCACTCGGGCAGGAGGCTGTGTAGGGCTGGAGTAGAGGTGCAAGGGATCTTGGAAGATGACCCACAGAATGTGGAGGTGGACCATGAATCCTGGGACCACTGAACCCTGGGAGACTATGGATCCCACGCCACTGATCATGGAGTTTTTGCAATCTTACCCATGTGCAGCTCTAGAGCCTTGGGATGGGACCTCCTCCAGGTCACCTCCACTCGCTGCAGATGGCTCCCTTGGAATGCAAAGTTCTCTACTACAGGCCGAGTCTGAGCAGGGAACACAATGTCACAGAGGTACCCTCTGAGCCCTGGCAGGTGCATCTCAGATGCAAGAGGGCTAGAGTTCCTCGTccaggtgccccccccccccagttctccCAGGAGTCAAGCAGGAGAACTCCATCCCATGGGCTGCATCCATGAACCCCTCTTATGATCCCTAGGAACAGGAAGACGCCCAAGCCAACGACATAGAATTACTGTGATTGACTAACATGGTCATGTGACCCAACCAGTGCCAATCAGAGGTAAAGCCCCAGACAGAGGGCAGGTAATATGGCTCAATGAACTAAGGTAATGGCTGCCAGGCCGCATGAACTGAGTTCAGtcaccaggacccacatggatGGCAAGAACAGGGTTCCTGGATGTAATGTTGCCTGAAGTTCTCTCGTGAGGACTTCATATACCACGAGGCAACCACAGGCTGCCACTCCAGTTCACCGTGCCATTATTCTCTCACCTGGAACACCACCACTTTCCGGTTGTCTGTCTGAAGGGAATATGTCCAGGTGGAGGATAGAAAGCCCTGGGCAGAACTCATCAGGTCGCTGCAGAGCATGGAAAACAGGTACCGAAGGGAGAGCCGCCCCCTGGGCGGGTCCAAAGCCAAGTCCTGGGAAGGGTTAGCCCAAGACAGAACTGTCAACAAACTCCTGCTGGGAGACTGGGCTGGGCTGACTTAGACAGCTAGTGTGAGAAAACCTGAGCTTCAGTATCCAGTGGGGACCCCTGCCCTGCCATAGGACAGCTGTGTTCACAGGAGCCCATTCAGGGGAAGAAGCCACACAGTCTTTCTTGTGAGTGCTTGGTTTCAGATGGGGGTTTACAGGTGAGGGGGTTCACCTTCTGCTCCTGCTGGGTCTCAGGTTCAGGGATATGGCCCCAGCACCCCTCACTGCAGGCCCGTTGCTCCGCTGCCTTCACGTAAGCCTCGGTGCAGGCTGCGGACCACAGGATGGAGTCACTGGGAGCTGCTTCCCAGGATACCCCTGCTGCAGCCCCAAGGTGCACCCAGCCCTCCCTGGAGGACTCACCTGCTTCACATTCTGTCTCTGTGGCATTGGGCCTAGAGCTCCTGGCCACAAAGCGGCAGATGGAGAAAAGCCGACAGCCGCGCTCACAAGCACTGATCAGGACAGCCTTGTTATTCggggtctctgagggaccctctGACTCAGGCTGGGAAGGGAGATAGAGACTCAGGCAAAGGTACTCGGGGAAGAAGGCTGGGGTCCCCCTAAGAATCCATGAGACTGAGGTTTCAGAAAGCCAGGATCAtcactgggggagggagggaacctgGACATATTCCCtctgagaaagagaaagcttTCTGAGCAGGCTGGACAGTGGACTGCACA comes from the Mus pahari chromosome 19, PAHARI_EIJ_v1.1, whole genome shotgun sequence genome and includes:
- the Tmem59l gene encoding transmembrane protein 59-like isoform X1 — translated: MAAVALPLLLLLASPVTPIPARDPFAPQLGDTQRCQQRCRQHHPGSPPAQPESEGPSETPNNKAVLISACERGCRLFSICRFVARSSRPNATETECEAACTEAYVKAAEQRACSEGCWGHIPEPETQQEQKDLALDPPRGRLSLRYLFSMLCSDLMSSAQGFLSSTWTYSLQTDNRKVVVFQTRPVVENFAFQGSHLQRVEVTWRRSHPKALELHMDPVGPLDKVRRAKPRVKTSKAKVESEDQQESDFLSCMSRRSGLPRWVLFCCLFLSVLVMLWLTCCTLVTTPGQHLKFQPVTAEQHKGLLVASDWPLSPPPPPAYEDSTSPYKWKLDLTTL
- the Tmem59l gene encoding transmembrane protein 59-like isoform X2 is translated as MAAVALPLLLLLASPVTPIPARDPFAPQLGDTQRCQQRCRQHHPGSPPAQPESEGPSETPNNKAVLISACERGCRLFSICRFVARSSRPNATETECEAACTEAYVKAAEQRACSEGCWGHIPEPETQQEQKDLALDPPRGRLSLRYLFSMLCSDLMSSAQGFLSSTWTYSLQTDNRKVVVFQTRPVVENFAFQGSHLQRVEVTWRRSHPKALELHMDPVGPLDKVRRAKPRVKTSKAKALRAASMGPVLLSLPVCPGHALADLLHSGHHTRPAPQVPACNCRTAQGPPGGI